A single region of the Desulfobaculum xiamenense genome encodes:
- the leuS gene encoding leucine--tRNA ligase has translation MPDYAPESIEAKWQKIWEEAGHFKSEVDPSKPKYYCLEMFPYPSGRIHMGHVRNYSIGDVVARFKRMQGFNVLHPMGWDAFGLPAENAAVKNNVHPAKWTYENIATMRTQLKRLGYSYDWDREVATCHPKYYKWEQQFFVRLFEKGLVYRKKAPVNWCPTCHTVLANEQVEEGLCWRCDSVVETRELSQWFLKITDYADELLEFLEKLPGWPERVKTMQRNWIGKSYGSELEFEIEGIEERIPVFTTRPDTLHGATFMSLAAEHPLVEKLIDGKPEAEAVRAFVDKVRNMDKIVRGSDDLEKEGAFTGAYCVNAVTGARMPIYVANFVLMDYGTGAVMAVPAHDQRDFEFARKYGLPLKVVIQPEGETLDPATMEAAYTEPGILVNSGQFDGMHNEAAKTAITDHLAETGRGRKTVNYRLRDWNISRQRYWGAPIPMIYCKKCGIVPVPEKDLPVQLPEHVQTRPDGRSPLPETPEFLNVPCPKCGAMARRETDTMDTFMESSWYFLRYTCARDDEQALDPEAVRYWLPVDQYIGGIEHAILHLLYSRFYIKALRDEKFIDIDEPFDNLLTQGMVLLDGSKMSKSKGNIVDPDQMIARYGADTVRLFCLFAAPPEKDLEWSDQGIEGSARFIKRVWRLVEELEGTLSPVGACAPVDGVELSTAARDLRRKEHETVLKVTSDVEKNFQFNTAIAAVMELVNALYLAKDELAGTKDGNLVLSSAVSTALTVLSPVAPHVCEEIWQMMGYTSHLAAQPWPILDEKALVRDELTVVVQVNGKLRGRLTVPASASREDVQRLALEEPNVTKHLENVTVRKVVVIPGKLVNIVVG, from the coding sequence ATGCCTGATTACGCTCCGGAAAGCATAGAGGCCAAGTGGCAGAAAATCTGGGAAGAGGCCGGACACTTCAAGTCCGAGGTCGATCCTAGCAAGCCCAAGTACTACTGCCTCGAAATGTTCCCCTATCCCTCGGGTCGCATCCACATGGGCCACGTGCGCAACTACTCCATCGGCGACGTGGTGGCGCGCTTCAAGCGCATGCAGGGCTTCAACGTGCTGCATCCCATGGGCTGGGACGCCTTCGGCCTGCCCGCCGAAAACGCCGCTGTGAAGAACAACGTGCACCCGGCCAAGTGGACCTACGAGAACATCGCCACCATGCGCACCCAGCTCAAGCGCCTCGGCTACTCCTACGACTGGGACCGCGAGGTGGCCACCTGCCATCCCAAGTACTACAAGTGGGAGCAGCAGTTCTTCGTGCGCCTGTTCGAGAAGGGCCTCGTCTACCGCAAGAAGGCACCCGTGAACTGGTGCCCCACCTGCCACACCGTGCTCGCCAACGAGCAGGTGGAGGAAGGCCTGTGCTGGCGCTGCGACTCCGTTGTTGAGACCCGCGAGCTGTCCCAGTGGTTCCTGAAGATCACCGACTACGCCGACGAACTCCTTGAGTTCCTCGAAAAGCTCCCCGGCTGGCCCGAGCGCGTCAAGACCATGCAGCGCAACTGGATCGGCAAGAGCTACGGCTCCGAGCTGGAATTCGAGATCGAGGGCATCGAGGAGCGCATCCCGGTCTTCACCACCCGGCCCGACACCCTCCACGGTGCGACCTTCATGAGCCTCGCCGCCGAGCATCCGCTGGTCGAGAAGCTCATCGACGGCAAGCCCGAGGCCGAGGCCGTGCGCGCGTTCGTGGACAAGGTCCGCAACATGGACAAGATCGTGCGCGGTTCCGACGACCTCGAAAAGGAAGGCGCGTTCACCGGCGCATACTGCGTGAACGCCGTCACCGGCGCGCGCATGCCCATCTACGTGGCCAACTTCGTGCTCATGGACTACGGCACCGGCGCGGTCATGGCCGTTCCGGCGCACGACCAGCGCGACTTCGAATTCGCCCGCAAGTACGGCCTGCCCCTCAAGGTGGTCATCCAGCCCGAGGGCGAAACCCTCGACCCGGCCACCATGGAGGCTGCCTACACCGAACCCGGAATCCTCGTGAATTCCGGACAGTTCGACGGCATGCACAACGAGGCGGCCAAGACCGCCATCACCGACCACCTCGCCGAGACCGGACGCGGCCGCAAGACCGTGAACTACCGCCTGCGCGACTGGAACATCTCCCGCCAGCGGTACTGGGGCGCGCCCATTCCGATGATCTACTGCAAGAAGTGCGGCATCGTGCCCGTGCCCGAAAAGGACCTGCCCGTGCAGCTGCCCGAGCACGTCCAAACCCGGCCAGACGGACGCAGCCCCCTGCCGGAGACGCCCGAATTCCTCAACGTCCCCTGCCCCAAGTGCGGCGCCATGGCCCGCCGCGAGACCGACACCATGGATACCTTCATGGAGTCCTCGTGGTACTTCCTGCGCTACACCTGCGCCCGCGACGACGAGCAGGCCCTCGACCCCGAGGCGGTGCGCTACTGGCTGCCCGTGGACCAGTACATTGGCGGCATTGAGCACGCCATCCTGCACCTGCTCTACTCGCGCTTCTACATCAAGGCACTTCGCGACGAAAAGTTCATCGACATCGACGAACCCTTCGACAACCTGCTCACGCAGGGCATGGTGCTGCTCGACGGCTCCAAGATGTCCAAGTCCAAGGGCAACATCGTCGATCCCGACCAGATGATCGCCCGCTACGGCGCTGATACCGTGCGCCTGTTCTGCCTCTTCGCCGCTCCGCCGGAGAAGGACCTCGAATGGAGCGATCAGGGCATCGAAGGTTCCGCCCGCTTCATCAAGCGCGTGTGGCGTCTTGTCGAGGAACTCGAAGGCACCCTCTCGCCCGTTGGCGCCTGCGCCCCCGTGGACGGCGTGGAGCTTTCCACCGCCGCCCGCGACCTGCGCCGCAAGGAGCACGAGACCGTGCTCAAGGTCACCTCGGACGTCGAGAAGAACTTCCAGTTCAACACCGCCATCGCCGCGGTGATGGAACTGGTCAACGCCCTATACCTCGCCAAGGACGAACTGGCCGGCACCAAGGACGGAAATCTCGTCCTGTCCTCCGCCGTGAGCACCGCGCTCACCGTCCTCTCTCCCGTCGCGCCCCACGTGTGCGAGGAGATTTGGCAGATGATGGGTTACACCTCGCACCTCGCTGCCCAGCCCTGGCCCATTCTCGACGAAAAGGCCCTCGTCCGCGACGAGCTGACCGTCGTCGTGCAGGTCAACGGCAAGCTGCGCGGCCGCCTGACCGTGCCCGCCTCCGCCTCGCGCGAGGACGTGCAGCGTCTGGCCCTTGAGGAACCCAACGTGACCAAGCACCTCGAAAACGTGACGGTGCGCAAGGTCGTCGTGATTCCCGGCAAACTGGTCAACATAGTGGTGGGCTAA
- the nusB gene encoding transcription antitermination factor NusB: MTDEMKKGSRRGGRRRAFEVLYGLCFNTVQSIDQLERAFTLAPAPSDEAAERNAAGRKEFAWELVAGVWRNLAAIDKRIDEYSQHWKLSRIARIELTILRLALYEMLWLDDVPVKVTINEAVELAKRFGDDNSKNFVNGILDAIAKAVENGQLRIH, translated from the coding sequence ATGACCGACGAGATGAAGAAGGGGAGCCGCAGAGGCGGCCGCAGACGGGCGTTCGAGGTTCTGTACGGACTGTGCTTCAACACTGTCCAGAGCATCGACCAGCTTGAGCGGGCGTTCACCCTCGCACCGGCTCCGTCCGATGAAGCAGCCGAGCGCAATGCCGCCGGCAGGAAGGAGTTCGCTTGGGAGCTCGTAGCCGGTGTGTGGCGCAACCTCGCCGCCATCGACAAGAGGATTGACGAGTACTCCCAGCACTGGAAGCTATCGCGCATCGCCCGCATCGAGCTGACGATCCTGCGCTTGGCCCTGTACGAAATGCTCTGGCTCGACGATGTGCCCGTCAAGGTCACCATCAACGAGGCCGTGGAGCTGGCCAAGCGCTTTGGCGACGACAATTCCAAGAACTTCGTCAACGGCATTCTGGACGCCATTGCCAAAGCTGTTGAAAATGGTCAACTTAGGATTCATTAG